In Microbulbifer elongatus, the DNA window ATACTGGTAAAACGCGTGCTGCCCATTGATGCCCGTCTGCCCCCATATTAGAGGGCCGGTGGTGTAGTCCACCTCCACCCCTGCGCGGGTGGTAGATTTGCCGTTGCTCTCCATATCCGCCTGCTGCAGATAGGAAGGCAACATGTGCAGCGACTGCTCGTAGGGCAACACCGCGTGCGCCGGGTAACCCATAAAAGTGCAATACCACACACTCAGCAGCGCCATGATGACCGGCGCATTGGCGTCCAGTGGCGCCTCGCGGAAGTGCTTGTCCATACTGGCCGCGCCATCCAGCAGTGCGCGGAAATTGTCGAACCCACAGGCAATGGCAATGGGTAGACCGATGGACGACCACAGCGAGAAGCGCCCGCCGACCCAGTCCCAGAAGCGGAAGATCCGCTCCGGCAGCACACCAAACTGCTGTGCCTTGTCCGGGCTCGAGGTCACTGCCACAAAATGCTGCTGTAACAGCGCCTGGGGATCGGCCTCCGGCATCGCCTGTTGCAGCCACTTCAGGCCGCTCCCGGCATTGGTCATCGTCTCGCTGGTCGTGAAGGTCTTGGACGAGACAATGAATAAGGTCGAATCGGCATCCAGGCCGGCCAGCACGTCCGTGAGCTGGGTTCCATCCACATTGGATACAAAATGCACTGCGACATCGCCCTTCCGGTGGGCACGCAGTGCTTCGATGGTGGTTTGCGGCCCGAGATGGGAGCCGCCGACCCCAAGATTGACTACATCGGTAATTCGTTTACCCCGGTAGCCAGTCAGGGCCCCATTATGTAGTAAAACTACAAACTCTTTCAAGCGCTCCAACTCGGCCTCGACCTGAGCGGTGACGGATACCCCATCGATCTCGACATCTTCCGCCAGACCACCACGTAGCGCGGGATGCAGCACCGGCCGCCCCTCTGTGGCATTGATGGGTTTACCGGCAAAAAAGTCCCCACGCCACTGCGCCAAGTCCGCGGCTTCCGCCAAGCGTAATAAATTTACAAAAATGTCCTGATCCAGCTGATTTTTTGAGTAATCCAGCAGAAATTCCGGCAGCTCCAGGGAGAAACGCTCCGCGCGCTGCGGATCTGCGGCAAACAGCGCCTTCAGGGACCGCCCTTTCACTTCCGCCGCCTGCGCTTGCAGCGCCTGCCAGACAGGGGAACGGGAAAGAGGTTGGGAATGGGTTTGAGAGTGAGTCGAGTGAGAGTGTGCACTGCACATAGCGAGCCCCCTGAAAGCGGCGCCCACCGTGGTGTTGCAGGCACCGGTTATTGTTATCTAGCCGATTACCCGGCAACTGACCCCCGCTCCGGGCGCCAATGCCAGTCTGTTTGACCTCAAAATGACAACGCTGTCAATTTGGCGCCAGAGTCACATAGTTGGCAAAGGGTGTCAATTGGGTTTGTAGTTTTATTTCAGGCAGACGAAGACCACGCCAATCCCGTGACTCTCAAGCCATCGTCGTTCGCAGCAGAACCGGTTAAACTTACCGACTGGGCAACTGGAATCATTCCAACAAGGACCTCTCCAAGGGCCTCACAAAGGACCTATCAAGGATCACAGCCAACAATGAAGAGCACCATCAACGACGTGGCGGCAAGAGCCGGGGTATCGATCAAGACTGTTTCCCGGGTGATCAATAACGAGCCGTCTGTGCGCCCCGCCACCCGCCAGAAAGTGATGGATGCGGTAGAAGCGCTGCACTACCAGCCCAACCTCGCGGCGCGCAACCTTGCGGGCACCCGCAGCTACACCATCGCCCTGATTTACGATAATCCCAACGCCTATTATGTGATCGATATGCAGAACGGCATTCTCGAAGCGTGCAAGGCGCGGGGGTATGAGCTGCTGATTCACCCGAGCAACTCAAAATCCGCCAACGTCAACGACGAGTTGCGCGCGCTGGTGGAGCACTCCAAGGTCGCCGGGCTGGTGCTCACCCCCCCCTTTTCCGAGACCCAGTCTGTTATTGATGAAGTGAAAAAGCTGGGGCTCGACTATGTGCGCATCGTGTCCAGTGGCGCAGCGGAGGGCGATGAAGACAACTGTATCCAGGTAGACGATACTGCAGCCGCCTACGACATCACCAAACATTTGATTGAAAACGGCCACAACCGTATCGGATTTCTCGCGGGTGGCGAGGAGCACGTGTCCACCCACGGGCGACTGGAGGGCTATAAGGAAGCGTTGCAGCAGGCGGGCATCACCATCGA includes these proteins:
- the pgi gene encoding glucose-6-phosphate isomerase, whose translation is MKGRSLKALFAADPQRAERFSLELPEFLLDYSKNQLDQDIFVNLLRLAEAADLAQWRGDFFAGKPINATEGRPVLHPALRGGLAEDVEIDGVSVTAQVEAELERLKEFVVLLHNGALTGYRGKRITDVVNLGVGGSHLGPQTTIEALRAHRKGDVAVHFVSNVDGTQLTDVLAGLDADSTLFIVSSKTFTTSETMTNAGSGLKWLQQAMPEADPQALLQQHFVAVTSSPDKAQQFGVLPERIFRFWDWVGGRFSLWSSIGLPIAIACGFDNFRALLDGAASMDKHFREAPLDANAPVIMALLSVWYCTFMGYPAHAVLPYEQSLHMLPSYLQQADMESNGKSTTRAGVEVDYTTGPLIWGQTGINGQHAFYQYLHQSPEVVPADFIGSVTPGHDLDGHHEILLANMFAQSQALMNGVDAESVSRELAAKGLSQEEIKRLTPFKVHRGGKPSNTILLKELDPRSLGALIALYEHKIFVQGVILQIFSFDQWGVELGKGLASKLEPKLASGDLADEDGSTAQLIEYYRRINGTVTSTESPVVEVAEPAGEQA
- a CDS encoding LacI family DNA-binding transcriptional regulator, producing the protein MKSTINDVAARAGVSIKTVSRVINNEPSVRPATRQKVMDAVEALHYQPNLAARNLAGTRSYTIALIYDNPNAYYVIDMQNGILEACKARGYELLIHPSNSKSANVNDELRALVEHSKVAGLVLTPPFSETQSVIDEVKKLGLDYVRIVSSGAAEGDEDNCIQVDDTAAAYDITKHLIENGHNRIGFLAGGEEHVSTHGRLEGYKEALQQAGITIDPDLIIPGEYSFDSGVSGAKALLEKDNPPTAIFASNDEMAAGALFAARLMHIEIPEQLSIVGFEDSPFSRQTWPKLTTAHQPNSEIAKCAAALVLNKARSKSATESASTNKDAGITKKFVPELLVRDSTGQSPN